The following are from one region of the Halarcobacter sp. genome:
- a CDS encoding DUF4198 domain-containing protein produces MKKIILSAILTTSFVFAHQITAKLENNVYSAQFWAHGKYDNFDIKQLKGATAYDQNNQEIKTGIDYSKGTQLFMAKKPAMIALSFDAGYWTRTDKGYENIEPSKYKGMVFNTLKSIKYGKRYFSWSDSFINPVGLSMEVVPLINPLNIKKGEKLPVLVLKDGEALQNAGFETSDYEDLDIKTNKFGIAYIPVKSTGLQIIAAKYYSSEINDPNVNNITIQSSISFEVK; encoded by the coding sequence ATGAAAAAAATAATCTTATCAGCAATACTTACTACTAGTTTTGTTTTTGCACATCAAATAACAGCAAAACTAGAAAATAATGTTTATAGTGCTCAGTTTTGGGCACATGGAAAATATGATAATTTTGATATCAAACAACTAAAAGGTGCTACTGCTTATGATCAAAATAACCAAGAGATAAAAACAGGAATTGATTATTCAAAGGGTACACAATTATTTATGGCAAAAAAACCTGCGATGATAGCTTTATCTTTTGATGCTGGATATTGGACTAGAACTGATAAAGGTTATGAAAATATAGAACCAAGCAAATATAAAGGTATGGTTTTTAATACTTTAAAAAGTATCAAATATGGAAAAAGATATTTCTCTTGGAGTGATTCATTTATAAACCCTGTAGGTTTAAGTATGGAAGTTGTGCCTTTAATCAATCCTTTAAACATAAAAAAAGGTGAAAAACTACCAGTTTTAGTTTTAAAAGATGGGGAAGCTTTACAAAATGCAGGTTTCGAAACATCTGATTATGAGGATTTAGATATAAAAACAAATAAATTTGGTATTGCATATATACCTGTAAAATCAACTGGATTACAAATAATTGCAGCAAAATATTATTCAAGTGAAATAAATGATCCAAATGTAAATAATATTACTATTCAAAGTAGTATCTCTTTTGAGGTAAAATAG
- a CDS encoding adenylate kinase, translating to MNLMVFGAPGAGKGTQAKFLIEKYDIPQISTGDILRAAIADKTEMGMEAKKFMDEGKLVPDSTIIGIIKDRLAEDDCKKGFILDGFPRTLAQAEALSELMEKMAISLDKVISLNVPDELIVGRITGRRVCSKCGASFHVEFNPSKEENVCDYCGGELIIRKDDNAETVKSRLGAYHEQTAPLIEFYTKMGVMVELDGTKDVSEVTADMFSAIEA from the coding sequence ATGAATTTAATGGTATTTGGTGCACCAGGTGCAGGTAAAGGTACACAAGCAAAATTTTTAATTGAAAAGTATGATATCCCACAAATCTCTACAGGGGATATTTTAAGAGCTGCTATTGCAGACAAAACTGAAATGGGAATGGAAGCTAAAAAGTTTATGGATGAGGGTAAATTAGTTCCTGATTCAACTATTATTGGTATTATCAAAGATAGATTAGCTGAGGATGACTGTAAAAAAGGTTTTATTCTTGATGGTTTTCCAAGAACTTTAGCTCAAGCAGAAGCTTTAAGTGAACTAATGGAAAAAATGGCTATCTCTTTAGATAAAGTTATTTCATTAAATGTTCCAGATGAATTAATCGTAGGAAGAATCACAGGAAGAAGAGTTTGTTCAAAATGTGGAGCATCTTTCCATGTTGAATTTAATCCTTCAAAAGAGGAAAATGTATGTGATTACTGTGGTGGTGAACTTATTATCAGAAAAGATGATAATGCTGAAACTGTAAAAAGCAGACTTGGTGCATACCATGAGCAAACAGCTCCATTAATTGAGTTTTATACTAAGATGGGTGTTATGGTAGAACTTGATGGTACAAAAGATGTATCAGAAGTTACAGCAGATATGTTTTCTGCAATTGAAGCTTAA